The following coding sequences are from one Gossypium hirsutum isolate 1008001.06 chromosome A12, Gossypium_hirsutum_v2.1, whole genome shotgun sequence window:
- the LOC107931020 gene encoding synaptotagmin-5 isoform X1 encodes MGRRKKRSVFNVDGVMDFFNNVMMEKPYLPLLIPLVLMLWALEKWIFSLSNWVPLVLAVWVTVQHRNYQHRMAVEDLNKKWKRFALSSSAETPLEHCEWLNKLLIEIWSNYINPKLSLRFQSIVEKRLKRNKSRLIEKLELLEFSLGSSPPWLGLQGTRWSTFGDQQVMHLGFDWDTTDISIMLLAKVAKPFFGTAKIVINSLRIKGDLLLMPILDGKAILYSFVSTPEVRISIAFGSGGSQSLPATELPGVSSWLVKLLTDTLAKTMVEPRRQCFSLSAVDLRKKAVGGIVYVTVISGKKLSRSSLKGSPSRRQPSSGVDGLREHSDDKDLQTFVEVELGELTRRTNVRPGSSPRWDSTFNMILHDNTGIVRFHLFEHTPGRMMYDYLASCEIKMRYNTDDSTTFWAIGPDSSVIARHSEFCGKAVEMVLPFEGVNVGELAVKLVIKEWQFSDGSLSFNNLRVSSQSSLNGSSNFLSRTGRRIIVKVVEGKDLITKDKSGKCNPYVKLQYGKVLQKTKTAHSSNPKWEQSFEFDEIGDGEYLKIKCYTEEVFGDDSIGSAHISLEGLVEGSPRDVWIPLEKVNSGELRIQIEAVRIDDYEGSRGSSYSGNGWIELVLIEAKDLVAADLRGTSDPYVRVQYGNLKRRTKVMYKTLNPKWHQTLEFPDNGSSLELHVKDHNAVLPTSSIGDCVVEYQGLPPNQMADKWIPLQGVKRGEIHVQVTRKVPELEKKPSVNPDTSLTKAHQISSQMKQMMIKLQSLIDNGNLEGISTPLSELEALQDIQDEYMVQLETEQMLLLNKIKELGQEMLNSSPSLSRNSFGS; translated from the exons ATGGGTAGGAGAAAAAAAAGAAGCGTGTTTAATGTTGATGGAGTTATGGACTTTTTCAACAATGTCATGATGGAGAAGCCTTATCTTCCTTTGTTGATCCCTTTGGTTTTGATGTTATGGGCTTTGGAGAAATGGATTTTCTCTTTATCTAATTGGGTTCCTCTTGTTCTTGCTGTTTGGGTAACTGTTCAG CATCGTAATTATCAACATCGAATGGCTGTTGAAGACTTGAATAAGAAGTGGAAGCGATTTGCACTAAGTTCCTCG GCAGAAACACCATTGGAGCACTGTGAGTGGCTAAACAAGCTTTTAATAGAGATTTGGTCCAACTACATAAATCCAAAGCTTTCATTAAGGTTTCAATCCATTGTTGAG AAACGCTTGAAACGTAACAAATCAAGACTTATT GAAAAGTTAGAATTGCTGGAGTTTTCACTAGGTTCGTCTCCACCTTGGTTGGGTCTTCAAGGGACTCGTTGGTCAACTTTTGGTGATCAG CAAGTTATGCACTTGGGTTTTGATTGGGACACAACTGACATCAGCATTATGTTGCTTGCCAAGGTGGCTAAGCCATTCTTTGGAACTGCAAAGATTGTTATAAATAGCCTTCGCATTAAGGGTGAT CTTCTCTTGATGCCAATTCTGGATGGGAAAGCAATTCTGTACTCGTTTGTATCCACTCCTGAAGTTAGGATATCAATTGCCTTTGGCAGTGGAGGAAGCCAATCACTACCAGCAACAGAGCTGCCAGGTGTTTCTTCTTGGTTG GTTAAACTTTTGACTGATACCTTAGCTAAGACAATGGTTGAACCTCGTCGACAATGTTTCTCTTTATCAGCTGTAGATTTAAGGAAGAAGGCTGTTGGTGGTATTGTTTATGTGACAGTCATTTCTGGAAAAAAACTTTCGAGGAGTAGCTTAAAAGGAAGCCCATCAAGAAGGCAACCAAGTTCTGGTGTAGATGGTTTACGAGAGCACTCTGACGATAAAGATCTACAGACATTTGTTGAAGTTGAGTTAGGAGAACTAACCAGAAGAACAAATGTGAGGCCAGGTTCCAGTCCGCGATGGGATTCGACATTTAACATGATTTTACATGATAATACAGGAATTGTTCGATTCCATCTCTTTGAGCATACTCCTGGCAGAATGATGTATGACTATCTAGCAAGCTGTGAGATTAAG ATGAGATACAATACAGATGATTCCACAACCTTTTGGGCTATAGGGCCAGACTCGAGTGTAATAGCTAGGCATTCTGAATTTTGTGGCAAAGCTGTTGAAATGGTTCTTCCATTTGAAGGTGTCAATGTAGGGGAG TTGGCAGTGAAGCTTGTGATAAAAGAATGGCAATTTTCCGATGGTTCTCTTAGCTTCAACAACCTCCGTGTTAGCTCACAATCGTCACTGAACGGGTCATCAAATTTCCTTTCAAGAACTGGAAGGAGAATTATTGTAAAAGTTGTGGAAGGGAAGGATCTTATTACGAAAGACAAAAGTGGAAAGTGTAATCCATATGTTAAATTGCAATATGGAAAG GTTCTTCAGAAAACAAAGACTGCACATTCTTCTAATCCGAAATGGGAACAGAGTTTCGAGTTTGATGAAATAGGAGATGGCGAATATCTGAAGATAAAATGCTACACTGAAGAGGTCTTTGGAGATGACAGCATTGGCAGTGCGCATATAAGTCTTGAGGGATTGGTAGAAGGGTCACCGAGGGATGTGTGGATCCCTCTTGAGAAAGTGAATTCAGGAGAACTAAGGATCCAGATAGAAGCAGTTCGGATCGATGACTATGAAGGATCAAGG GGTTCTTCATATTCTGGCAATGGTTGGATTGAACTTGTGCTTATCGAAGCAAAAGATCTCGTAGCTGCTGATCTAAGGGGGACAAGTGATCCATATGTTAGGGTGCAATATGGAAACTTGAAGAGACGAACAAAG GTTATGTACAAAACATTAAATCCTAAGTGGCATCAAACATTGGAATTCCCCGACAATGGCAGTTCTTTAGAGTTGCACGTGAAAGACCACAACGCGGTGCTACCGACATCGAGCATAGGTGATTGTGTTGTAGAATATCAGGGATTGCCTCCAAACCAGATGGCTGACAAGTGGATACCGCTTCAAGGGGTCAAAAGGGGAGAGATTCACGTTCAAGTTACGAGAAAAGTTCCGGAACTAGAGAAAAAACCGAGTGTCAACCCTGATACATCCTTGACAAAAGCTCATCAAATATCGAGCCAG ATGAAACAAATGATGATCAAGCTTCAATCTTTAATCGATAATGGCAACCTCGAAGGGATTTCAACTCCACTCAGTGAACTCGAAGCTCTTCAAGATATACAAGACGAATACATGGTACAGCTCGAAACCGAGCAGATGCTTCTACTGAACAAGATAAAGGAGCTCGGTCAAGAGATGTTGAACTCATCGCCTTCTCTCAGTAGAAATTCGTTTGGAAGTTGA
- the LOC107930975 gene encoding transcription factor MYB62: MRLIGEIDRPKDKIHCSVFFDQRKGIPVIHFLKKQKLLIKYSKLVQNRTMSPSSSSSSSSLKKTSTSCSEDEGDHHQQQLRRGPWTIEEDSVLVHYIARHGEGRWNFLAKHAGLRRTGKSCRLRWLNYLKPDVKRGNLTAEEQFLILELHSKLGNRWSKIAQHLPGRTDNEIKNYWRTRVQKQARQLNIDANSAAFKNILRYFWMPRLVQKMEESTSPCFSSTVIPRNQPLTKTDYVDGNSCVSSLQHVDNMKMSQFEIFGNNDCNSNALAKDWYGYVGDNGSYCHGMETINMASTSALVGEGFPTPAGDCHLADDNWVNDGFLDGIWSMGELWELRNALH; the protein is encoded by the exons ATGAGATTAATCGGTGAGATTGATAGGCCAAAAGATAAAATCCATTGCTCTGTTTTCTTTGACCAAAGGAAAGGAATTCCAGTAATCCATTTCCTTAAAAAACAAAAGTTGTTGATTAAGTACAGTAAATTAG TTCAAAATCGAACCAtgtcaccatcatcatcatcgtcatcatcGTCTCTTAAAAAAACAAGCACAAGTTGCAGTGAAGATGAAGGTGATCATCATCAACAGCAGCTGAGGAGAGGACCTTGGACTATAGAGGAAGATTCAGTCCTTGTTCATTACATTGCTCGACATGGTGAAGGTCGATGGAATTTTCTTGCAAAACATGCAG GTTTAAGGAGAACAGGCAAGAGTTGCAGGTTGAGATGGTTGAATTATTTGAAACCAGATGTTAAGCGTGGGAACCTTACTGCTGAAGAACAGTTTTTGATCCTTGAACTCCATTCTAAATTGGGTAACAG gtGGTCCAAGATTGCACAGCATCTGCCTGGAAGAACCGATAATGAGATTAAGAATTACTGGAGAACCCGTGTGCAAAAACAGGCTCGGCAGCTTAACATCGATGCTAACAGCGCGGCGTTTAAGAACATTCTCCGATATTTTTGGATGCCAAGATTggttcaaaagatggaagagtCGACGTCGCCCTGTTTTTCATCGACGGTTATTCCTCGGAACCAACCGTTAACGAAGACCGATTACGTTGACGGGAATTCATGTGTCTCTTCATTACAACATGTGGATAATATGAAAATGTCCCAATTTGAGATATTTGGTAACAATGATTGCAATAGTAATGCTCTTGCAAAGGATTGGTATGGTTATGTTGGTGATAATGGTAGCTATTGCCATGGCATGGAAACCATCAACATGGCGTCCACGTCAGCACTGGTCGGGGAGGGATTTCCGACCCCCGCCGGGGATTGCCACTTGGCGGATGATAATTGGGTTAATGATGGTTTTTTAGATGGGATATGGAGCATGGGGGAACTATGGGAACTTAGAAATGCATTGCATTGA
- the LOC107931020 gene encoding synaptotagmin-5 isoform X2 — translation MVFVEMGRRKKRSVFNVDGVMDFFNNVMMEKPYLPLLIPLVLMLWALEKWIFSLSNWVPLVLAVWVTVQHRNYQHRMAVEDLNKKWKRFALSSSAETPLEHCEWLNKLLIEIWSNYINPKLSLRFQSIVEKRLKRNKSRLIEKLELLEFSLGSSPPWLGLQGTRWSTFGDQQVMHLGFDWDTTDISIMLLAKVAKPFFGTAKIVINSLRIKGDLLLMPILDGKAILYSFVSTPEVRISIAFGSGGSQSLPATELPGVSSWLVKLLTDTLAKTMVEPRRQCFSLSAVDLRKKAVGGIVYVTVISGKKLSRSSLKGSPSRRQPSSGVDGLREHSDDKDLQTFVEVELGELTRRTNVRPGSSPRWDSTFNMILHDNTGIVRFHLFEHTPGRMMYDYLASCEIKMRYNTDDSTTFWAIGPDSSVIARHSEFCGKAVEMVLPFEGVNVGELAVKLVIKEWQFSDGSLSFNNLRVSSQSSLNGSSNFLSRTGRRIIVKVVEGKDLITKDKSGKCNPYVKLQYGKVLQKTKTAHSSNPKWEQSFEFDEIGDGEYLKIKCYTEEVFGDDSIGSAHISLEGLVEGSPRDVWIPLEKVNSGELRIQIEAVRIDDYEGSRGSSYSGNGWIELVLIEAKDLVAADLRGTSDPYVRVQYGNLKRRTKVMYKTLNPKWHQTLEFPDNGSSLELHVKDHNAVLPTSSIGDCVVEYQGLPPNQMADKWIPLQGVKRGEIHVQVTRKVPELEKKPSVNPDTSLTKAHQISSQMKQMMIKLQSLIDNGNLEGISTPLSELEALQDIQDEYMVQLETEQMLLLNKIKELGQEMLNSSPSLSRNSFGS, via the exons ATG GTGTTCGTTGAAATGGGTAGGAGAAAAAAAAGAAGCGTGTTTAATGTTGATGGAGTTATGGACTTTTTCAACAATGTCATGATGGAGAAGCCTTATCTTCCTTTGTTGATCCCTTTGGTTTTGATGTTATGGGCTTTGGAGAAATGGATTTTCTCTTTATCTAATTGGGTTCCTCTTGTTCTTGCTGTTTGGGTAACTGTTCAG CATCGTAATTATCAACATCGAATGGCTGTTGAAGACTTGAATAAGAAGTGGAAGCGATTTGCACTAAGTTCCTCG GCAGAAACACCATTGGAGCACTGTGAGTGGCTAAACAAGCTTTTAATAGAGATTTGGTCCAACTACATAAATCCAAAGCTTTCATTAAGGTTTCAATCCATTGTTGAG AAACGCTTGAAACGTAACAAATCAAGACTTATT GAAAAGTTAGAATTGCTGGAGTTTTCACTAGGTTCGTCTCCACCTTGGTTGGGTCTTCAAGGGACTCGTTGGTCAACTTTTGGTGATCAG CAAGTTATGCACTTGGGTTTTGATTGGGACACAACTGACATCAGCATTATGTTGCTTGCCAAGGTGGCTAAGCCATTCTTTGGAACTGCAAAGATTGTTATAAATAGCCTTCGCATTAAGGGTGAT CTTCTCTTGATGCCAATTCTGGATGGGAAAGCAATTCTGTACTCGTTTGTATCCACTCCTGAAGTTAGGATATCAATTGCCTTTGGCAGTGGAGGAAGCCAATCACTACCAGCAACAGAGCTGCCAGGTGTTTCTTCTTGGTTG GTTAAACTTTTGACTGATACCTTAGCTAAGACAATGGTTGAACCTCGTCGACAATGTTTCTCTTTATCAGCTGTAGATTTAAGGAAGAAGGCTGTTGGTGGTATTGTTTATGTGACAGTCATTTCTGGAAAAAAACTTTCGAGGAGTAGCTTAAAAGGAAGCCCATCAAGAAGGCAACCAAGTTCTGGTGTAGATGGTTTACGAGAGCACTCTGACGATAAAGATCTACAGACATTTGTTGAAGTTGAGTTAGGAGAACTAACCAGAAGAACAAATGTGAGGCCAGGTTCCAGTCCGCGATGGGATTCGACATTTAACATGATTTTACATGATAATACAGGAATTGTTCGATTCCATCTCTTTGAGCATACTCCTGGCAGAATGATGTATGACTATCTAGCAAGCTGTGAGATTAAG ATGAGATACAATACAGATGATTCCACAACCTTTTGGGCTATAGGGCCAGACTCGAGTGTAATAGCTAGGCATTCTGAATTTTGTGGCAAAGCTGTTGAAATGGTTCTTCCATTTGAAGGTGTCAATGTAGGGGAG TTGGCAGTGAAGCTTGTGATAAAAGAATGGCAATTTTCCGATGGTTCTCTTAGCTTCAACAACCTCCGTGTTAGCTCACAATCGTCACTGAACGGGTCATCAAATTTCCTTTCAAGAACTGGAAGGAGAATTATTGTAAAAGTTGTGGAAGGGAAGGATCTTATTACGAAAGACAAAAGTGGAAAGTGTAATCCATATGTTAAATTGCAATATGGAAAG GTTCTTCAGAAAACAAAGACTGCACATTCTTCTAATCCGAAATGGGAACAGAGTTTCGAGTTTGATGAAATAGGAGATGGCGAATATCTGAAGATAAAATGCTACACTGAAGAGGTCTTTGGAGATGACAGCATTGGCAGTGCGCATATAAGTCTTGAGGGATTGGTAGAAGGGTCACCGAGGGATGTGTGGATCCCTCTTGAGAAAGTGAATTCAGGAGAACTAAGGATCCAGATAGAAGCAGTTCGGATCGATGACTATGAAGGATCAAGG GGTTCTTCATATTCTGGCAATGGTTGGATTGAACTTGTGCTTATCGAAGCAAAAGATCTCGTAGCTGCTGATCTAAGGGGGACAAGTGATCCATATGTTAGGGTGCAATATGGAAACTTGAAGAGACGAACAAAG GTTATGTACAAAACATTAAATCCTAAGTGGCATCAAACATTGGAATTCCCCGACAATGGCAGTTCTTTAGAGTTGCACGTGAAAGACCACAACGCGGTGCTACCGACATCGAGCATAGGTGATTGTGTTGTAGAATATCAGGGATTGCCTCCAAACCAGATGGCTGACAAGTGGATACCGCTTCAAGGGGTCAAAAGGGGAGAGATTCACGTTCAAGTTACGAGAAAAGTTCCGGAACTAGAGAAAAAACCGAGTGTCAACCCTGATACATCCTTGACAAAAGCTCATCAAATATCGAGCCAG ATGAAACAAATGATGATCAAGCTTCAATCTTTAATCGATAATGGCAACCTCGAAGGGATTTCAACTCCACTCAGTGAACTCGAAGCTCTTCAAGATATACAAGACGAATACATGGTACAGCTCGAAACCGAGCAGATGCTTCTACTGAACAAGATAAAGGAGCTCGGTCAAGAGATGTTGAACTCATCGCCTTCTCTCAGTAGAAATTCGTTTGGAAGTTGA